From [Clostridium] symbiosum, a single genomic window includes:
- a CDS encoding DNA-deoxyinosine glycosylase, which translates to MLNHVIHGIEPVFDSHSAILILGSFPSVKSREAHFFYGHPRNRFWPVLAAIRKEPVPVSIEEKKAFLLRNQIAVWDVIESCDIEGSSDSSIKNTVPNNLNLILKTAPVKQIYTNGGVSGKLYDKYCLPLTGMEAVKLPSTSPANAASSLEKLILSWECVNRHLPLFS; encoded by the coding sequence ATGTTAAATCACGTAATCCACGGCATTGAACCCGTATTCGACAGCCATTCCGCAATTTTAATTCTCGGCTCCTTCCCTTCCGTAAAATCACGGGAGGCCCATTTTTTCTATGGGCACCCCAGGAACCGCTTCTGGCCCGTGCTCGCGGCCATCCGTAAAGAGCCGGTTCCCGTCTCGATCGAAGAGAAAAAAGCATTTCTGCTCAGGAACCAGATCGCCGTCTGGGATGTAATCGAGAGCTGCGACATCGAAGGTTCCAGCGACAGCTCCATTAAAAACACCGTCCCCAACAACCTGAACCTGATTCTTAAAACGGCGCCTGTGAAGCAGATTTATACAAACGGCGGCGTTTCGGGGAAGCTTTATGATAAGTACTGTCTCCCTTTAACCGGGATGGAAGCCGTTAAACTTCCCTCCACCAGTCCTGCCAATGCGGCCTCTTCGCTTGAAAAACTCATTTTGTCATGGGAATGCGTCAATCGTCATCTGCCTCTATTTTCCTGA
- a CDS encoding branched-chain amino acid transporter permease, which yields MSDSYILWIVIAMAAGTVITRFLPFLLFPQGKEMPKYVEYLGKTLPYATMGLLVVYCLKGVTLSAWPFGLPEFIASAAVAALHVWKKNSLLSIGVGTVLYMVLVQAVF from the coding sequence ATGAGCGACAGTTATATTTTATGGATCGTGATTGCGATGGCGGCCGGAACGGTGATTACGAGATTTCTTCCGTTTTTACTGTTTCCCCAGGGGAAAGAGATGCCTAAATATGTGGAATATCTGGGAAAGACGCTGCCTTATGCCACAATGGGGCTTCTGGTGGTCTACTGTCTGAAGGGCGTAACACTGTCAGCCTGGCCCTTTGGCCTGCCCGAGTTTATTGCATCTGCGGCCGTTGCGGCGCTCCATGTGTGGAAGAAGAATTCTCTTTTGAGCATTGGCGTGGGAACGGTTTTGTATATGGTGCTGGTTCAGGCTGTGTTTTGA
- a CDS encoding DUF1846 domain-containing protein: MKLGFDNDKYLKTQSDRIRERIDQFGDKLYLEFGGKLFDDFHASRVLPGFAPDSKLRMLLQLADQAEIVIAISAADIEKNKIRSDLGITYDVDVLRLIQAFTDKGLYVGSVVITHYSGQASADTFKKKLEHMGIRVYRHYTIDGYPGNVPLIVSDEGYGKNDYIETSKPLVIVTAPGPGSGKMATCLSQLYHENKRGIKAGYAKFETFPIWNIPIKHPVNLAYEAATADLNDVNMIDPFHLEAYGVTTVNYNRDIEIFPVLSAIFEGIYGDNPYKSPTDMGVNMAGNCIFDDEACCEASKQEIIRRYYQALNRVAKEEGSKEEVYKIELLMKQAKISTEMRKVVPAALDEAEREGAPAAAIELQDGRIETGKTSNLLGASAALLLNAVKALGNIPHGTHLISPTAIEPIQKLKVDYLGSKNPRLHTDEVLIALSMCAATDKNAQIALEQLPKLKHCQVHTSVMLSEVDIKTFQKLGVGLTSEPVYEHNRLYH; the protein is encoded by the coding sequence ATGAAATTAGGTTTTGACAATGACAAATATCTGAAGACGCAGTCGGATCGCATCCGCGAGCGTATTGATCAGTTTGGGGATAAGCTTTACCTCGAGTTTGGCGGAAAGCTGTTTGATGATTTTCATGCTTCCAGGGTTTTACCGGGTTTTGCTCCCGACAGTAAGCTTCGTATGCTGCTGCAGCTGGCTGATCAGGCTGAGATTGTAATTGCCATCAGTGCTGCGGATATTGAGAAGAATAAGATCCGCTCTGATCTCGGTATTACTTATGACGTGGACGTACTCCGCCTCATCCAGGCTTTTACGGATAAAGGGCTCTATGTGGGCAGTGTCGTGATTACCCACTATTCCGGGCAGGCCAGCGCCGATACATTTAAGAAGAAACTGGAACATATGGGAATCCGTGTTTACCGCCACTATACGATCGACGGTTATCCCGGCAATGTGCCGCTGATCGTGAGCGATGAGGGGTATGGTAAGAATGATTATATCGAAACATCCAAACCTCTCGTAATCGTGACCGCCCCAGGCCCCGGAAGCGGTAAGATGGCTACCTGCCTGTCTCAGCTTTATCATGAAAATAAACGCGGCATCAAGGCCGGTTATGCCAAATTCGAGACCTTCCCAATCTGGAATATTCCGATTAAGCACCCGGTTAATCTGGCTTATGAGGCTGCTACCGCAGATTTGAACGATGTCAATATGATTGACCCCTTCCATTTAGAAGCATATGGGGTGACTACGGTTAATTATAACCGCGATATCGAAATTTTCCCGGTACTCAGCGCTATTTTTGAGGGAATCTATGGGGATAATCCCTATAAGTCCCCAACGGACATGGGCGTTAACATGGCCGGAAACTGTATTTTTGACGATGAAGCCTGCTGCGAAGCCTCCAAACAGGAGATTATCCGGCGCTACTACCAGGCTTTGAACCGTGTTGCCAAGGAAGAAGGCAGCAAGGAGGAAGTCTATAAGATTGAACTTCTGATGAAACAGGCTAAAATCTCCACCGAAATGCGCAAGGTAGTTCCGGCTGCCCTGGACGAGGCCGAGAGGGAAGGCGCTCCGGCCGCCGCCATCGAACTGCAGGACGGCAGGATAGAGACAGGTAAGACGTCCAACCTGCTGGGTGCTTCCGCCGCTCTTCTGCTCAACGCAGTGAAGGCCCTGGGGAACATCCCTCACGGCACGCACCTGATTTCACCGACCGCTATTGAACCGATCCAGAAGCTGAAGGTCGATTATCTAGGCAGCAAAAACCCGCGCCTCCACACGGACGAGGTCCTCATTGCCCTCTCCATGTGTGCTGCAACCGACAAAAATGCGCAGATCGCCCTGGAGCAGCTTCCCAAGCTGAAACACTGCCAGGTCCATACCTCCGTCATGCTGTCGGAAGTCGATATCAAAACCTTCCAGAAACTGGGAGTCGGGCTTACATCGGAACCGGTGTATGAACATAACAGACTGTACCATTAA
- the uvrC gene encoding excinuclease ABC subunit UvrC, with translation MFNIEEELKKLPAQPGVYIMHDIKDEIIYVGKAISLKNRVRQYFQSSRNKTSKIEQMVSRIARFEYIVTDSELEALVLECNLIKEHRPRYNTMLKDDKTYPYIKVTVAEDYPRILFSRIMKKDKNKYFGPFTSAGAVKDTIELIHKIYHIRTCTRKLPQDIGKDRPCLYYHIHQCDAPCQGYISKEEYQQSVKQALDFLGGKYEPVMKYLEDRMMAASEEMEFEKAIEYRELLGSVRKVAQKQKITSQSMDDRDIIAMAKDDRDAVVQVFFVREGRLIGREHFYMSISSAEEDRQILNSFVKQFYAGTPFIPHEIWVQEELEDEEVISSFLTSRRGQKVKIVVPKKGSKEQLVELAEKNAKMVLSQDKEKIKREELRTIGAMNQVGEWIGLKGVRRIEAYDISNISGFESVGSMIVYEDGRPKRNDYRKFRIKTVKGPNDYASMREVLTRRFSHGLEETEKLKAEGGDAAFGSFTRFPDLIMMDGGRGQVNIALEVLGSLRIEIPVCGMVKDDNHRTRGLYYNNVEIPIDHHSEGFRLITRIQDEAHRFAIEYHRSLRSKEQVRSVLDDIKGIGPARRKALMRHFKTIEAVRDAGVEELAGAPQMNRNAAEAVYNFFHGEE, from the coding sequence ATGTTTAATATTGAAGAAGAACTGAAAAAACTTCCGGCCCAGCCGGGAGTTTATATTATGCATGACATAAAAGACGAAATTATCTATGTGGGAAAAGCCATCAGCCTGAAAAACCGTGTGCGCCAGTATTTCCAGAGCAGCCGGAACAAGACGTCCAAGATAGAGCAGATGGTGTCGAGGATTGCCAGGTTTGAGTATATTGTGACCGACTCGGAGTTGGAAGCGCTCGTTTTAGAGTGCAACCTGATCAAGGAACACAGGCCCCGCTACAACACCATGCTGAAGGATGACAAGACCTACCCTTACATCAAGGTGACGGTGGCGGAGGACTATCCCAGGATCCTGTTTTCACGCATTATGAAGAAAGATAAAAATAAATATTTTGGACCGTTTACCAGCGCCGGTGCCGTGAAGGACACGATCGAGCTGATCCATAAGATTTACCATATCAGGACCTGCACGAGAAAGCTGCCTCAGGACATCGGAAAGGACAGGCCCTGCCTGTATTACCATATCCACCAGTGCGACGCCCCCTGTCAGGGGTATATTTCAAAGGAGGAATACCAGCAGTCTGTAAAACAGGCCCTGGATTTTCTGGGCGGAAAGTATGAGCCGGTGATGAAATATCTGGAAGACAGGATGATGGCCGCCTCGGAGGAGATGGAATTTGAAAAGGCCATTGAATACAGGGAACTGCTTGGCAGTGTCAGGAAGGTGGCGCAGAAACAGAAGATTACCAGTCAGAGTATGGACGATCGGGATATTATCGCCATGGCCAAGGATGACAGGGACGCAGTGGTCCAGGTATTCTTTGTCAGGGAAGGCCGCTTAATCGGCAGGGAACATTTCTACATGTCCATTTCCTCGGCCGAGGAGGACCGGCAGATTTTAAACAGCTTTGTCAAGCAGTTCTATGCCGGAACACCGTTTATTCCACATGAGATCTGGGTGCAGGAGGAGCTGGAAGATGAGGAGGTCATCAGCAGTTTCCTGACATCGAGAAGAGGACAGAAGGTAAAAATCGTCGTTCCGAAGAAGGGCAGCAAGGAACAGCTCGTGGAGCTGGCCGAAAAGAACGCGAAAATGGTTCTTTCCCAGGATAAAGAGAAGATCAAGAGGGAGGAACTGCGCACCATCGGGGCCATGAACCAGGTGGGCGAATGGATTGGTTTAAAAGGCGTCAGGAGGATAGAGGCCTATGATATTTCCAATATCAGCGGTTTTGAATCGGTCGGTTCCATGATTGTTTATGAAGACGGCAGGCCGAAGAGGAATGATTACAGGAAGTTCCGCATAAAAACTGTTAAAGGACCCAATGATTATGCTTCCATGAGAGAGGTGCTGACGCGCCGTTTTTCACACGGACTGGAGGAAACGGAAAAGCTGAAGGCGGAGGGCGGCGACGCGGCCTTCGGAAGCTTTACCAGATTTCCGGATCTTATCATGATGGACGGCGGAAGAGGACAGGTAAACATTGCCCTGGAAGTGCTTGGGAGCCTGCGGATCGAGATTCCGGTATGCGGTATGGTCAAGGATGACAACCACAGGACGAGGGGACTCTATTATAACAATGTGGAAATACCGATCGATCATCATTCGGAGGGATTCCGGCTGATTACAAGAATACAGGACGAGGCCCACCGTTTTGCGATTGAATACCACAGGAGCCTGCGCAGCAAGGAACAGGTGCGCTCCGTTCTGGATGATATAAAGGGAATCGGACCCGCCAGAAGGAAAGCGCTGATGCGCCATTTTAAGACGATTGAGGCGGTCAGGGACGCGGGAGTCGAGGAACTGGCCGGAGCGCCGCAGATGAACCGGAATGCAGCCGAGGCCGTATATAATTTCTTCCACGGAGAAGAATAA
- the ftsH gene encoding ATP-dependent zinc metalloprotease FtsH has translation MDNNNNQNKNGKNPKGGQNYMVLIITMIFTLLCVSAMHNLWQQSRTQLVPYSEFNQMLKDGEVESVVVSSNKIQITPKKDSKKYTGSQSKYGGLIGIEYYAIPMEDPDLQAKLEKAGVTQYEQAQVDATASIIVLILEWVLPIGLMVLLLNFMMRRMGGGNGLMGVGKSNAKVYVQKETGVTFKDVAGEDEAKESLTEIVDFLHNPGKYTKIGAKLPKGALLVGPPGTGKTLLAKAVAGEAKVPFYSLSGSDFVEMFVGVGASRVRDLFKQAQQSAPCIIFIDEVDAIGKSRDSRLGGNDEREQTLNQLLSEMDGFDSSKGLLVMAATNRPEILDPALLRPGRFDRRIIVDKPDLKGRINILKVHSKDVKLDESVNFEEIALATSGAVGADLANMMNEAAITAVKHGRHAVAQSDLFEAVELVLVGKEKKDRILSKEERRIVSYHEVGHALVSALQKDAEPVQKITIVPRTMGALGYVMHVPEEEKYLNTEKEIRAMLVGYLAGRAAEEIVFDTVTTGASNDIEQATRIARAMITQYGMSKKFGLMGLETRENQYLNGRTVLNCSDVTAAEIDQEVMGILKDSYEEAKRLLLENRDVLDKIAAFLIEKETITGKEFMKIFRKVKGLPEPEEKKSETANADVSEGKTDAPEVTADTKTAENAETVEEVETAENTRRTEVSDSPEAGRETETVTENGTDGPETEGSDAPAAENETKEI, from the coding sequence ATGGATAACAACAACAACCAGAATAAGAATGGTAAGAATCCCAAGGGCGGACAAAATTACATGGTTCTTATCATTACTATGATTTTTACATTGCTCTGTGTCAGCGCGATGCATAATCTCTGGCAGCAGAGCAGGACGCAGCTTGTGCCCTACAGTGAATTTAACCAGATGTTAAAGGATGGGGAAGTGGAGTCGGTTGTCGTAAGCAGCAACAAGATTCAGATTACCCCTAAGAAGGATTCCAAGAAATACACCGGAAGCCAGAGCAAGTACGGCGGACTGATTGGAATTGAGTATTATGCAATTCCCATGGAGGATCCGGATCTCCAGGCGAAGCTGGAGAAGGCCGGAGTAACCCAGTATGAACAGGCCCAGGTGGATGCCACGGCCAGCATTATCGTGCTGATCCTGGAATGGGTGCTTCCGATTGGTCTGATGGTTCTTCTCCTGAACTTCATGATGCGCCGGATGGGCGGCGGCAACGGTCTGATGGGCGTTGGAAAGAGCAACGCCAAGGTCTATGTCCAGAAGGAGACGGGAGTTACGTTTAAGGACGTGGCCGGTGAGGATGAGGCCAAGGAATCCCTGACCGAGATTGTAGATTTTCTCCACAATCCTGGCAAATATACGAAGATTGGTGCAAAGCTTCCAAAGGGAGCCCTTCTTGTGGGTCCTCCCGGAACCGGTAAGACACTTCTTGCCAAGGCGGTTGCGGGCGAGGCGAAGGTACCGTTCTATTCCCTGTCGGGTTCCGACTTTGTGGAGATGTTCGTCGGCGTCGGCGCTTCCCGTGTCCGTGATCTGTTTAAACAGGCGCAGCAGTCCGCACCGTGTATTATTTTCATTGACGAGGTGGATGCCATTGGTAAGAGCCGTGATTCCCGCCTCGGCGGCAATGATGAGAGGGAGCAGACTCTGAACCAGCTGCTTTCCGAGATGGATGGATTCGATTCCTCCAAGGGTCTTCTTGTTATGGCGGCTACAAACCGTCCTGAGATTCTCGATCCGGCGCTTCTGCGCCCGGGCCGTTTTGACAGGCGTATTATCGTGGATAAACCTGACTTAAAGGGCCGTATTAACATTTTAAAGGTTCATTCCAAAGATGTGAAGCTGGATGAATCCGTTAATTTTGAAGAAATTGCACTGGCAACTTCAGGTGCGGTGGGCGCCGACCTGGCCAATATGATGAACGAGGCGGCCATTACGGCCGTTAAACACGGCAGACATGCGGTAGCCCAGAGCGACCTGTTTGAGGCCGTGGAGTTAGTATTAGTGGGCAAGGAGAAGAAGGACAGAATTCTCAGCAAGGAAGAGCGCCGTATCGTTTCCTACCACGAGGTGGGCCATGCGCTGGTGAGCGCACTGCAGAAGGATGCGGAGCCGGTCCAGAAGATTACGATTGTGCCCAGGACGATGGGCGCCCTCGGTTATGTTATGCACGTTCCGGAAGAGGAGAAATACCTCAATACGGAGAAAGAGATACGCGCCATGCTGGTTGGATATCTGGCAGGGCGTGCGGCGGAAGAAATCGTATTCGATACGGTTACGACCGGCGCTTCCAACGACATCGAGCAGGCTACGAGGATTGCCAGAGCCATGATTACCCAGTACGGTATGTCGAAGAAATTCGGCCTGATGGGCCTTGAAACCAGGGAAAACCAGTATCTCAACGGACGCACCGTACTGAACTGCAGTGATGTGACGGCGGCCGAGATTGATCAGGAGGTTATGGGCATTCTCAAGGATTCCTATGAGGAGGCTAAGAGGCTTCTTCTTGAAAACAGGGATGTTTTGGATAAGATTGCCGCTTTCCTGATTGAGAAGGAGACGATCACGGGCAAAGAATTTATGAAGATTTTCCGTAAGGTGAAGGGGCTTCCTGAGCCGGAAGAGAAAAAGAGCGAAACAGCTAATGCCGATGTCAGTGAAGGCAAAACAGATGCACCGGAGGTGACGGCTGATACAAAAACGGCTGAAAATGCCGAAACCGTAGAAGAGGTTGAGACGGCCGAAAACACACGGCGGACGGAAGTTTCCGACAGCCCGGAAGCTGGCCGGGAGACGGAGACTGTTACAGAAAACGGAACGGACGGACCGGAGACAGAGGGTTCGGACGCACCGGCGGCAGAGAATGAGACAAAAGAAATTTAA
- a CDS encoding radical SAM protein — protein sequence MKSDFNHSFRYESCNFCPRSCGIDRFKHTGYCKSPANITAARAALHQWEEPCISGIRGSGTVFFTGCTLRCCFCQNYRISSEGFGREISTGRLAEIFLELQAQGAHNINLVTATQYLPSVLDALASVEGELRIPVVYNCGGYETPETIDALARFVDIWLPDLKYLSPVLSKKYSQAEDYFEVASRAVGRMIRLSGPPVFEEYQDPDTGRACRLMKKGVIIRHMVLPGHKDDSISLMHWIRRNLPKGQFLISLMSQYTPFYRSSEYPEINRRITTYEYQKVLDTAIELGLTDGFMQEKSSAKEEYTPPFELEGI from the coding sequence ATGAAATCCGACTTCAATCATTCATTCCGTTATGAATCCTGCAATTTCTGTCCGCGCAGCTGCGGAATCGATCGTTTTAAGCACACGGGCTATTGCAAAAGCCCTGCGAATATCACCGCGGCCAGGGCGGCTCTCCATCAGTGGGAGGAGCCCTGCATCAGCGGTATCCGCGGGAGCGGCACCGTGTTTTTCACCGGCTGCACGCTCCGGTGCTGCTTCTGCCAGAACTACAGGATCAGTTCCGAAGGTTTCGGCAGGGAGATATCCACCGGCCGCCTCGCCGAAATTTTTCTGGAACTTCAGGCACAGGGCGCCCATAATATCAACCTGGTGACCGCCACCCAATACCTGCCCTCCGTTCTCGACGCGCTTGCCTCCGTAGAAGGGGAGTTGAGGATTCCCGTCGTCTACAACTGCGGCGGCTATGAGACACCGGAAACCATAGACGCCCTGGCCCGGTTCGTCGACATCTGGCTCCCGGATCTCAAATATTTAAGTCCCGTTCTTTCAAAAAAGTATTCCCAGGCAGAAGACTATTTTGAAGTCGCTTCACGGGCCGTCGGCCGCATGATCCGCCTGTCAGGACCTCCGGTATTCGAAGAATATCAGGATCCGGACACCGGCCGTGCCTGCCGGCTGATGAAAAAAGGCGTTATCATACGCCATATGGTTCTGCCCGGACATAAAGATGATTCCATCAGCCTGATGCACTGGATCCGCCGTAATCTGCCAAAAGGACAGTTCCTGATCAGTCTGATGAGCCAGTATACCCCCTTTTACAGAAGCAGTGAATATCCCGAAATCAACCGGCGAATCACAACATATGAATATCAAAAAGTGCTGGATA
- a CDS encoding methylated-DNA--[protein]-cysteine S-methyltransferase translates to MRYTIQIETPIGPLLLAEENNALTEISFAVKEPKTFQAGRQAESVEQETPLLLETKRQLEEYFAGTRRTFDIPLSMRGTSFQKKVWDQLLTVPYGETITYGEIAARIGNPRAGRAVGMANHHNPIPIIVPCHRVIGADGRLTGYGGGLPIKEKLLELEQKHRGTK, encoded by the coding sequence ATGCGATACACAATCCAAATCGAAACCCCTATCGGCCCGCTCCTCCTTGCAGAGGAAAACAATGCCTTAACCGAGATATCATTCGCTGTAAAAGAACCAAAAACCTTTCAGGCCGGCCGTCAGGCGGAGTCTGTAGAACAGGAGACACCACTGCTTTTGGAAACAAAGCGCCAACTGGAAGAATATTTTGCCGGAACACGAAGGACATTTGACATCCCGCTCTCAATGCGCGGAACCTCGTTCCAGAAAAAGGTCTGGGATCAGCTTCTCACGGTTCCGTACGGAGAGACAATCACATACGGAGAGATAGCTGCAAGAATCGGGAATCCGAGAGCCGGCCGTGCGGTCGGCATGGCGAACCACCATAATCCAATCCCGATCATAGTGCCGTGCCACCGTGTAATTGGCGCCGACGGCCGCCTGACCGGGTATGGCGGAGGACTGCCGATCAAGGAAAAGCTCCTCGAATTAGAACAGAAACACAGGGGAACCAAGTGA
- a CDS encoding DUF1653 domain-containing protein, whose translation MNAVPKPGEFYRHFKNKMYQIMAVANHSETGEKMVVYQALYGDYSVWVRPLSMFMEEVDRSKYPDAVQKYRFEQVYPGQEQDAANHAAGTAKSPAADREMHPYTRPEEAAVSPMLLEFLDTESFEERLAILQRMKGRVGQREVDSLCLCLDAKPSDGTIEEQIDGLKQYLRMQQRYDASRLRRG comes from the coding sequence ATGAATGCAGTTCCAAAACCAGGTGAATTTTACAGACACTTTAAAAATAAAATGTACCAGATCATGGCGGTGGCAAACCACTCGGAGACTGGCGAAAAAATGGTGGTTTACCAGGCGCTCTACGGAGATTACAGCGTCTGGGTCCGCCCCCTTTCCATGTTTATGGAAGAGGTGGACAGGAGTAAGTATCCGGATGCTGTGCAGAAATACAGATTCGAGCAGGTCTATCCAGGGCAGGAACAGGATGCCGCAAATCATGCCGCAGGGACGGCAAAAAGCCCGGCTGCGGACAGGGAAATGCACCCATACACCAGGCCGGAGGAGGCTGCCGTCAGCCCGATGCTTTTAGAGTTTCTGGATACGGAGTCCTTTGAGGAACGGCTGGCCATCCTTCAGCGGATGAAGGGCAGGGTAGGGCAGAGGGAGGTAGACAGCCTGTGCCTGTGCCTGGATGCGAAACCGTCCGACGGGACCATCGAGGAACAGATTGACGGATTGAAACAGTATCTGAGGATGCAGCAGAGATACGACGCATCCAGACTGCGCCGGGGATAA
- a CDS encoding putative glycoside hydrolase: MRKWLILSMCACLLAGCTRYNPAEMPDIVQEETENGSMENPASGSDAVGNSVETGADGEQSRTGQTPENSGNAENTPRGPLAAKLEKILKITDGDELFEQREPVKVKGIYVSAYVAGNEKMMDNIIKQIDATELNAVVIDFKNDDGRITAPTDSEMFNEIDACKAYIPNLEALLQKLKEHDIYTIARIVAFKDPYLAEKKPEWSLKKADGSLYRDKKGLAWVNPYRQEVWDYLVEAGTKAADAGFDEIQFDYIRFATDSTMREVVFDEEETKGRSKTDIIAEFTEYAYDKLTPLGVFVSADVFGAIIGSEEDAGAVGQIYGEMAQNLDYICPMIYPSHYGDGNFGLDHPDMHPYETVLGALQKSEAELSTYPEEERQAIVRPWLQDFTATYLKHHIKYGNEEIRRQIQAVYDAGYEEWILWNASNNYHYGGLEQ, from the coding sequence ATGAGAAAGTGGCTGATTTTAAGCATGTGCGCCTGTCTGCTGGCCGGCTGCACACGGTATAACCCGGCGGAAATGCCGGATATCGTCCAGGAAGAGACAGAAAACGGCTCGATGGAAAACCCTGCCTCGGGCAGCGATGCCGTCGGAAATTCCGTTGAAACAGGTGCAGACGGAGAGCAGAGCCGGACAGGGCAGACGCCGGAAAATTCCGGAAACGCGGAAAACACCCCCAGGGGTCCGCTGGCGGCTAAGCTTGAGAAGATTCTTAAGATTACCGACGGGGACGAGCTTTTCGAACAGCGCGAACCCGTAAAAGTAAAAGGCATCTACGTTTCCGCCTACGTGGCGGGGAATGAAAAGATGATGGACAATATTATAAAGCAGATCGATGCGACGGAACTGAATGCGGTAGTCATAGATTTCAAAAATGATGACGGCCGCATTACCGCACCCACAGATTCGGAGATGTTCAACGAGATAGACGCATGTAAAGCCTATATCCCGAATCTGGAAGCGCTGCTTCAAAAACTGAAAGAACACGATATTTATACCATAGCCCGGATTGTGGCCTTTAAAGATCCTTATCTGGCGGAGAAAAAGCCGGAGTGGAGCCTGAAAAAAGCGGACGGTTCCCTCTACAGGGATAAAAAAGGCCTGGCCTGGGTAAACCCATACAGACAGGAAGTTTGGGATTATCTGGTGGAAGCGGGGACGAAGGCGGCCGATGCCGGTTTCGATGAGATACAGTTTGACTATATCCGCTTTGCCACCGACTCTACGATGCGCGAGGTAGTGTTCGATGAGGAGGAGACAAAAGGGCGTTCCAAGACGGATATCATTGCGGAATTTACAGAATATGCCTATGATAAGCTGACGCCTCTCGGAGTGTTTGTCTCCGCCGATGTCTTTGGCGCGATCATCGGGAGCGAGGAGGACGCCGGCGCGGTAGGCCAGATCTACGGCGAAATGGCGCAGAACCTGGATTATATCTGTCCGATGATTTACCCGTCCCACTACGGTGACGGCAACTTCGGGCTGGATCACCCGGATATGCATCCCTATGAGACCGTTCTCGGGGCGCTGCAGAAGTCCGAGGCCGAGCTTTCAACCTATCCTGAGGAGGAACGCCAGGCGATCGTCCGTCCGTGGCTCCAGGACTTTACGGCAACTTATCTGAAACATCACATTAAATATGGCAACGAAGAGATACGCAGGCAGATCCAGGCCGTATACGATGCGGGATACGAGGAATGGATTCTGTGGAATGCATCAAATAACTATCATTACGGAGGACTTGAACAATGA
- a CDS encoding AzlC family ABC transporter permease, whose amino-acid sequence MEKEQSIEKEQSIEKEQGSTLRYVFPKTVPVMVGYIFLGTAYGILMSVNGFGVGWALAISIIVYAGSLQYVGINLLLAAVSPLAAFLMALMVNARHLFYGISMLGKYQNMGKTKPYLIFGLTDETFSVVCNEKIPEGIHEEKAYFLLTFLDQCYWVLGTLIGAVAGSVITFNTAGLDFALTALFVVIFTEQWMSQKKHGPALAGVACSVLCLWIFGQDAFIIPAMIAILFVVTAGYKREGRSRE is encoded by the coding sequence ATGGAAAAAGAACAGAGTATAGAAAAAGAACAGAGTATAGAAAAAGAACAGGGAAGCACGCTGCGCTATGTCTTTCCGAAGACGGTGCCGGTCATGGTCGGATACATATTTTTAGGGACGGCATATGGAATTTTAATGAGTGTCAATGGGTTCGGAGTCGGCTGGGCGCTGGCGATCAGTATTATCGTATATGCGGGAAGCTTACAGTATGTGGGCATCAATCTGCTTCTGGCCGCGGTCAGCCCGCTTGCGGCGTTTCTGATGGCGCTGATGGTTAATGCGCGCCACCTTTTTTACGGAATTTCCATGCTGGGAAAATATCAGAATATGGGGAAAACCAAACCGTATCTGATTTTCGGGCTGACGGATGAAACGTTTTCCGTTGTATGTAATGAGAAGATTCCAGAGGGAATCCATGAGGAAAAAGCCTACTTTCTGCTGACCTTTCTGGATCAGTGCTACTGGGTGCTGGGGACGCTCATCGGGGCGGTTGCGGGAAGCGTCATCACATTTAATACGGCGGGCCTGGATTTTGCGCTAACCGCTCTCTTTGTCGTGATATTTACGGAGCAGTGGATGTCGCAGAAAAAGCATGGCCCGGCTTTGGCAGGGGTGGCATGTTCTGTGCTCTGCCTGTGGATATTCGGACAGGATGCGTTTATTATCCCGGCGATGATTGCAATTCTTTTTGTGGTGACCGCAGGGTATAAGAGAGAGGGGAGAAGCAGAGAATGA